A single Pedobacter sp. PACM 27299 DNA region contains:
- a CDS encoding RNA polymerase sigma factor, translated as MFQSEPYVLEEQVLLSRISLGDERAFAVIYHRYRKRIYAYALTILKAEDGAEDIVHEVFINIWKHHHLEDIENLEAYLQVAARNTILKRLRRQKLERKVSDEKAIEWEESCNATEQGILCNDTRKLLEQGVRNLPPQQKAVFQFCREEGMKYEEVAERMSISRLTVKTHMQHALRFLRAYLLRHTDVMMWAILLQLLMPG; from the coding sequence ATGTTTCAATCAGAGCCATACGTATTGGAAGAGCAAGTGCTGCTAAGCCGAATTTCATTGGGAGATGAGCGGGCTTTTGCTGTGATTTATCATCGTTACCGTAAAAGGATATATGCCTATGCTTTAACTATTCTGAAAGCAGAAGATGGCGCTGAAGATATTGTTCATGAGGTGTTCATTAATATTTGGAAACATCACCATCTGGAGGATATTGAAAACCTGGAGGCCTACCTTCAAGTTGCCGCAAGAAATACAATCTTGAAACGCTTACGCCGGCAAAAGTTAGAAAGAAAAGTGTCTGATGAAAAAGCGATAGAATGGGAAGAAAGCTGCAATGCTACCGAACAGGGTATTTTATGCAACGATACCCGCAAGCTTCTGGAACAAGGTGTCCGTAATTTGCCGCCACAGCAAAAAGCGGTGTTCCAATTTTGCCGTGAGGAAGGGATGAAATATGAAGAAGTTGCTGAACGTATGTCCATCTCCCGCCTAACTGTTAAAACACATATGCAGCATGCGCTTCGTTTTCTAAGGGCCTACCTCCTCCGGCATACAGATGTGATGATGTGGGCGATTCTTTTACAATTGCTAATGCCTGGATAA
- a CDS encoding glycoside hydrolase family 30 protein — MSRIKITNPFLKHLLLLPLFIIAVEPVLIAQNKVSRVYTTANHTDLRLTNSGSLVFKDLKQPLETQVCIFVDPDRKFQSVIGIGGTITDATAETYAILPKGQQQEFLKAYYDPTNGIGYTLARTTIHSSDFSSGSYTYIEENDAALKTFNVDHDQKYRIPLIKKAIAAAGGKLPFFVSPWSPPAFMKTNKSMLQGGKLLPEFRQAWANYFVKFIKTYEQLGIPIWGLTTQNEPMATQKWESCIFSAEEERDFIKQYLGPTLQKSGLSDKKLIAWDHNRDQIYQRASVLLKDPEASKYIWGIGYHWYETWTGSDMLFNNVKLVHEAFPDKQLMLTEGCVEKFNADSTSRWDLGERYGYSLINDFNSGVTAWTDWNMLLDDKGGPNHVGNFCFAPIHADTKTGKLIYTNSYYYLGHFSKFVRPGARRVASSSNRDKLMTTAFMNTDVKLAVVVMNKSNDKIPYYLWMAGTAAETVSLPHSISTIIIQ, encoded by the coding sequence ATGTCGAGAATTAAAATTACAAATCCATTTTTAAAACACCTGTTGCTCCTACCTCTATTTATAATAGCAGTGGAACCGGTGTTAATTGCTCAAAACAAGGTAAGCAGGGTTTATACCACAGCAAACCATACAGATTTGAGGCTGACAAATTCGGGCTCATTGGTGTTTAAAGACCTTAAACAACCATTAGAAACCCAAGTTTGTATTTTCGTTGATCCGGATAGAAAATTCCAATCGGTGATTGGAATTGGTGGAACTATTACTGATGCCACGGCTGAAACGTATGCAATTTTACCTAAAGGCCAGCAGCAGGAATTCTTGAAAGCCTATTATGACCCAACAAATGGTATTGGGTATACATTGGCACGAACTACAATTCATAGCAGTGATTTCTCCAGTGGTAGCTATACTTATATTGAAGAAAATGATGCGGCCTTAAAAACTTTTAATGTAGATCATGACCAAAAATACCGTATACCGCTAATCAAAAAGGCAATTGCAGCGGCAGGAGGTAAACTACCTTTTTTTGTAAGCCCTTGGAGTCCACCTGCTTTTATGAAAACCAACAAAAGCATGTTGCAGGGAGGTAAGCTATTGCCTGAATTCAGGCAAGCCTGGGCAAATTATTTCGTGAAATTTATAAAAACCTACGAACAATTGGGGATTCCTATTTGGGGCCTAACTACCCAGAATGAGCCTATGGCTACACAAAAGTGGGAATCCTGCATTTTTTCAGCAGAAGAAGAACGAGATTTTATTAAACAATATTTAGGCCCAACTTTGCAAAAAAGTGGTTTGTCAGATAAGAAATTAATTGCCTGGGACCATAATCGTGACCAGATTTATCAGCGCGCCAGTGTGCTTTTGAAAGATCCTGAAGCTTCAAAATATATATGGGGAATCGGATACCACTGGTACGAAACCTGGACAGGCAGCGACATGCTTTTTAACAATGTAAAGTTAGTTCATGAAGCTTTCCCTGATAAACAGCTCATGCTGACTGAAGGTTGTGTCGAAAAATTTAATGCAGATAGCACATCAAGATGGGACCTTGGAGAAAGATATGGATATTCCCTAATCAATGATTTCAATAGTGGTGTTACCGCATGGACAGATTGGAATATGCTTTTAGACGATAAGGGTGGGCCAAATCATGTAGGGAATTTCTGTTTTGCACCAATCCATGCGGATACAAAGACAGGTAAACTTATTTATACAAACTCTTATTATTACCTCGGGCATTTTTCGAAATTTGTTCGTCCAGGAGCAAGGCGCGTCGCGAGTTCCTCGAACCGCGATAAATTAATGACTACGGCATTTATGAATACAGATGTTAAGCTTGCCGTTGTAGTCATGAATAAATCAAACGATAAAATTCCATATTATTTATGGATGGCAGGCACAGCTGCGGAAACAGTTAGTCTTCCACATTCCATTTCAACCATCATTATCCAATAA
- a CDS encoding ThuA domain-containing protein — protein sequence MAQKPSKKGFKVIAFYTAKNDQAHISYVHEANQWLPKAAKKYHFSYDSTANWNNMNPEFLAKYQVVIFLDTRPETPAQRLAFENYMKHGGSWIGFHFSAFALANSSYPDNWDWYHNDFLASGAYGSNTWRPTSAILKVENDKHPVTFQLPKIFKSSPNEWYRWQNDLRKNPDIDILLAIDSSSFPLGTGPKSHEIWHNGYYPVVWSNKKYKMVYVNMGHNDIDYDHKTNKDLSQTFENEIQNKMIINALLWLGERR from the coding sequence ATGGCACAAAAACCATCAAAAAAAGGTTTTAAGGTGATCGCCTTTTATACAGCAAAAAATGATCAGGCGCATATCAGTTATGTACATGAAGCTAATCAATGGCTACCCAAAGCTGCAAAGAAGTATCATTTTAGTTATGACTCAACTGCTAACTGGAATAATATGAATCCAGAATTTCTTGCCAAATACCAGGTGGTAATATTCCTCGATACCCGACCGGAAACTCCAGCACAGCGGCTGGCATTCGAAAATTACATGAAACATGGGGGTTCCTGGATAGGTTTTCACTTCTCTGCTTTTGCTCTGGCAAATTCTAGTTATCCAGATAACTGGGATTGGTATCATAATGATTTCCTAGCATCGGGTGCTTATGGCAGTAATACCTGGAGGCCAACATCTGCCATTTTAAAGGTTGAAAACGATAAACATCCGGTTACTTTCCAACTGCCAAAAATCTTTAAATCGTCTCCCAATGAATGGTACCGCTGGCAGAATGACCTTCGCAAAAATCCAGATATTGATATCTTACTGGCGATAGACAGCAGCAGCTTTCCACTCGGCACAGGGCCTAAATCACATGAAATCTGGCATAATGGGTATTATCCCGTGGTTTGGAGTAATAAAAAGTATAAAATGGTCTATGTAAATATGGGGCACAATGACATAGATTATGATCACAAAACTAATAAGGATCTTTCTCAGACTTTTGAAAACGAAATTCAGAATAAAATGATCATTAATGCCCTTCTATGGCTTGGGGAGCGGAGGTAA
- a CDS encoding FAD/NAD(P)-binding protein: MENTKHIGILGGGPSGLFMFKRFVESGKTDFEIIIFERKKKLGEGMPYSHEGANDEHITNVSSNEIPNLVTSLPDWIKTVSKDTLDKYHIDVERFNEYKVLPRLLFGQYLTDQFDLLQKQAREKGLKYQVHYNSEVTDIIDLTDRELVAVEINGQDKFEFDHIFICTGHQWPHKHEGKVPGYFDSPYPPVKLAMKLDHPVAIKGSSLTAVDAIRTLARHNGTFARDGQGKLFYRLLDHSPAFKLVLHTRNGFLPAVRFHLEDSHLSNDSLLDKEQISNHIASNEGFLSLDYIFEHDFKRPIKEKEPEFYDQIKEMKLEAFVAAMMELRERLDPFELLKAEYAEAERSIRRKRSIYWKEMLGVLSFALNYPAKYLSAEDMQRLQKTLSPLISIVIAYIPQSSGEELLALRQAGVLDLIPVGDHSLVEAVNDGGAIYHYTDESGEAISAHFNTYINCVGQPHLAFEDFPFKGLLENRTISPAKLKFQSVVEGKQALAEGKNVIKDPNGDYFLKVSGITINDHFQVVDAYGAFNDRIYIMAVPYIGGYNPDYSGLDFSEAASAAIIKRLLA, encoded by the coding sequence TTGGAAAATACAAAACACATCGGAATTCTAGGTGGAGGGCCTAGTGGCCTGTTTATGTTCAAACGCTTTGTTGAATCAGGTAAAACCGATTTCGAAATTATAATATTTGAGCGTAAAAAGAAGCTGGGTGAAGGTATGCCTTACAGCCATGAGGGTGCAAATGATGAACACATCACCAATGTGTCCAGCAATGAAATACCAAATTTGGTTACGTCGCTACCAGATTGGATAAAAACAGTTTCAAAAGATACCCTGGATAAATATCATATCGATGTTGAACGCTTCAATGAATACAAAGTTTTACCGAGACTATTGTTTGGCCAGTATCTAACTGATCAGTTTGACCTATTACAAAAGCAGGCACGTGAAAAGGGCCTAAAATATCAGGTTCATTACAATAGTGAGGTGACAGACATTATAGACCTTACGGACCGTGAATTGGTGGCAGTAGAGATTAATGGTCAAGATAAATTTGAATTCGACCATATCTTTATCTGTACTGGACACCAATGGCCACATAAGCATGAAGGTAAGGTTCCTGGCTATTTTGACTCGCCATATCCTCCGGTTAAATTAGCCATGAAACTGGATCATCCTGTAGCTATTAAAGGATCGTCTTTAACCGCAGTTGATGCGATACGAACACTTGCCCGACATAATGGAACATTTGCTAGGGATGGGCAAGGAAAACTTTTTTATAGGTTATTAGACCACAGCCCTGCCTTCAAATTGGTCTTACATACACGAAATGGTTTTTTGCCTGCGGTGAGGTTCCACTTAGAGGATTCACATCTTTCTAATGATTCATTATTAGATAAGGAACAGATCTCCAATCATATCGCAAGCAATGAAGGATTTTTATCACTAGACTACATTTTCGAACATGATTTTAAACGTCCTATAAAAGAGAAGGAGCCGGAGTTTTATGATCAGATAAAAGAAATGAAACTGGAAGCATTCGTAGCTGCTATGATGGAGTTGCGAGAAAGACTTGATCCTTTTGAGTTGCTGAAAGCTGAATATGCCGAAGCAGAGCGATCTATCCGCCGTAAACGATCTATTTATTGGAAGGAAATGCTTGGGGTACTCAGTTTTGCATTGAATTATCCAGCTAAATATTTATCAGCTGAAGATATGCAACGCCTGCAAAAGACGCTAAGCCCATTAATTTCTATCGTGATTGCTTATATTCCACAAAGTTCAGGCGAAGAGCTACTGGCCTTACGTCAGGCTGGGGTACTGGATTTAATTCCTGTAGGGGACCATAGTCTGGTAGAGGCAGTAAACGATGGCGGAGCTATTTACCACTATACCGATGAAAGTGGTGAGGCCATATCCGCCCACTTCAACACCTATATAAATTGCGTCGGCCAGCCTCATTTGGCCTTTGAAGACTTTCCCTTCAAAGGCTTGTTAGAAAATCGAACCATTAGTCCTGCTAAACTTAAATTCCAATCCGTAGTAGAAGGTAAACAGGCTTTGGCAGAAGGTAAAAATGTGATAAAAGACCCAAATGGGGATTATTTCCTGAAAGTTTCCGGTATCACCATTAATGATCACTTCCAGGTAGTTGATGCTTATGGTGCTTTTAATGATCGTATTTATATCATGGCTGTACCTTATATTGGTGGTTATAATCCCGACTATTCAGGTTTAGACTTCAGTGAGGCGGCCTCAGCAGCAATTATTAAACGTTTATTGGCATGA
- a CDS encoding dicarboxylate/amino acid:cation symporter encodes MMKRLFSNLLFKVFLAIVLGIVFGLYLPESVNRIFTTFNDFFGQFLNFAIPLIIMGLIMPAISDLGKSAGKLLLLTVAIAYGSTLFSGFSTYFAASSIFPQLLATHVNDLVQIGGSSPELKPYFSISIPPALDVMTSLFLAFIIGLGISYQEKSTLKLVVKDFQTIITQLIENVIVPLLPLFILGIFASMSFSGKVFSILSVFISIIGVIFALHILLLLIQFTIAAVITKKNPFKLLLTMTPAYFTALGTQSSAATIPVTLEQTLKNGVSERIAGFVIPLCATIHLSGSIMKITACAMALMILRGMPFDFTLFTGFIFMLGIAMVAAPGVPGGAIMAAVGILQSMLGFNEEMIGLMIALYIAMDSFGTACNVTGDGAIALVVDKITSASETRSPVSYSKE; translated from the coding sequence ATGATGAAGCGTTTATTTTCGAACTTACTGTTTAAAGTATTTCTTGCCATAGTTCTAGGTATTGTCTTCGGACTATATTTACCAGAATCTGTAAACAGGATATTTACAACCTTCAATGATTTTTTTGGACAGTTTTTAAACTTTGCAATTCCGCTAATTATAATGGGCTTAATAATGCCCGCTATATCTGATTTAGGCAAAAGTGCTGGCAAATTATTATTGCTTACTGTTGCTATTGCTTATGGTTCGACTTTATTTTCGGGCTTTAGTACTTATTTTGCCGCTTCGAGTATATTTCCACAGCTTTTGGCAACTCACGTAAATGATCTGGTTCAGATTGGGGGTTCTAGTCCTGAGCTAAAACCTTATTTTAGTATCAGTATCCCCCCCGCTTTAGATGTTATGACCTCTTTATTTCTAGCATTTATTATTGGTTTAGGTATTTCATATCAAGAAAAGTCAACCTTAAAATTAGTGGTTAAAGACTTCCAGACGATTATAACGCAACTCATAGAAAATGTAATTGTTCCACTATTACCATTGTTTATCTTGGGTATTTTCGCAAGTATGTCTTTTAGTGGAAAGGTATTCTCAATCCTTTCGGTATTTATTAGCATAATCGGAGTAATTTTTGCCTTACACATTTTACTATTACTTATTCAATTCACCATTGCAGCTGTCATCACAAAGAAGAATCCTTTTAAACTATTGCTAACGATGACACCAGCATATTTCACGGCATTAGGTACACAGTCTTCAGCAGCTACTATTCCTGTTACCTTGGAGCAGACTTTAAAAAACGGGGTTTCTGAGAGAATTGCTGGTTTTGTAATCCCATTATGTGCTACGATACACCTATCTGGAAGTATCATGAAAATTACGGCTTGTGCTATGGCATTAATGATTTTAAGGGGAATGCCTTTTGATTTTACGCTTTTCACAGGTTTTATATTTATGTTAGGAATTGCAATGGTTGCAGCCCCTGGTGTTCCTGGAGGAGCAATTATGGCAGCTGTGGGAATCTTACAATCTATGCTAGGTTTTAACGAAGAGATGATTGGGTTAATGATCGCACTATACATCGCAATGGATAGCTTTGGAACTGCTTGCAATGTAACAGGTGATGGAGCTATCGCTTTGGTTGTTGACAAAATAACGAGCGCTAGCGAAACGAGATCACCTGTAAGCTATAGCAAAGAATAA
- a CDS encoding nucleotidyl transferase AbiEii/AbiGii toxin family protein produces MSIAFLHQRKDFKSLISTLAAEKGIIEALVEKDYWIMHVLYGMKNLGLEFELKGGTSLSKGFKIIDRFSEDLDLHITPPKAFIDETGIKVNENPKSSGKSIIENRMKFFDWLTDYIRIDGIIAERDTEFDDKNGRNGGIRLKYDGFFGSVPGIKDGILLEVGFAKVAPNENVHISSWMYDKAMEVQLKMTDNRAIDIACYHPGYTLVEKLQTIVTKFRVEQGADSGGPKVNFMRQYYDVYRLFQRDDIQKFITTQAYLDHKLDWFPLVDLDVPLSEKEAFLLTDDKIREDFKNRYIGTSGLYYQGQPDFNEILGYIQANLKKLG; encoded by the coding sequence ATGAGTATAGCATTCCTCCATCAACGAAAGGACTTTAAAAGCCTTATCAGTACATTAGCTGCAGAGAAAGGCATAATTGAAGCCCTTGTCGAAAAAGATTACTGGATCATGCATGTGCTTTATGGCATGAAAAACCTGGGACTAGAATTTGAGCTCAAAGGAGGAACCTCACTTTCGAAGGGGTTTAAGATCATAGACAGATTTTCAGAGGACCTTGATTTACATATTACTCCGCCGAAAGCATTTATTGACGAGACTGGTATAAAGGTAAATGAAAACCCAAAATCCAGTGGCAAAAGTATCATTGAAAATCGAATGAAGTTCTTCGATTGGCTGACAGATTACATCCGTATCGATGGCATCATCGCGGAGCGTGACACTGAGTTCGATGACAAGAACGGAAGAAACGGAGGGATCAGGCTTAAGTATGATGGCTTTTTTGGATCTGTTCCCGGAATCAAAGATGGGATATTACTAGAGGTTGGCTTCGCCAAGGTTGCCCCAAATGAAAACGTTCATATCAGTTCATGGATGTATGATAAGGCAATGGAGGTTCAGCTTAAGATGACTGATAACCGAGCCATAGACATTGCCTGTTATCATCCCGGTTATACCCTTGTCGAAAAACTCCAGACTATTGTTACCAAGTTCCGTGTGGAACAGGGAGCGGATAGCGGTGGACCAAAGGTCAACTTTATGAGGCAATACTACGATGTCTACCGGCTTTTTCAGCGAGATGATATTCAGAAGTTTATTACAACACAAGCTTATTTGGATCATAAACTCGATTGGTTTCCACTAGTAGATCTCGATGTACCATTATCCGAGAAGGAGGCATTCCTGCTTACCGATGATAAAATTAGGGAGGATTTTAAGAATCGTTATATCGGAACTTCCGGACTTTATTATCAAGGCCAGCCAGATTTTAACGAGATATTGGGATATATACAAGCTAACTTAAAAAAGTTAGGCTAA
- a CDS encoding cysteine hydrolase family protein — protein MSKALIIIDVQNDYFENGALELVNPIPASENAKKLLDHFRKENLPVVHVQHASPEGVPFFVPGSKGVEIHDNVKPAEGEKVITKHYPNSFRDTDLLEYLQSKGVTEVVLTGMMTHMCVDAGTRAAFDYGFDCTVIGDACATKDLEIKGAQVKAADVQTAFLAALEFFYAKIQTTDEYLTA, from the coding sequence ATGAGTAAGGCATTAATTATTATAGACGTACAAAATGATTATTTTGAAAATGGAGCATTGGAATTGGTGAACCCTATTCCAGCAAGTGAAAATGCAAAAAAGTTGCTTGATCACTTTAGAAAAGAGAACCTTCCAGTTGTACATGTTCAGCATGCTTCGCCAGAAGGGGTACCTTTCTTTGTACCGGGCTCAAAAGGTGTTGAAATACATGACAATGTAAAACCAGCGGAGGGTGAAAAAGTAATCACCAAGCACTACCCAAATAGTTTCCGTGATACAGATCTTTTGGAATACCTACAGTCAAAAGGTGTAACCGAAGTTGTGTTGACAGGTATGATGACCCATATGTGTGTAGACGCAGGAACCAGGGCCGCATTTGATTACGGTTTTGATTGTACGGTGATTGGTGATGCCTGTGCAACCAAAGATCTTGAAATCAAAGGAGCTCAGGTAAAAGCAGCAGATGTGCAAACCGCATTCTTAGCAGCTCTCGAGTTTTTCTATGCCAAGATTCAGACTACAGATGAATATCTGACTGCATAA
- a CDS encoding AraC family transcriptional regulator encodes MKTIKFHKSDCGVDVLLNVLIGQDVKESYLNTDIYNTDFFEIVIFKKVEGTLILNQQKISLTDNSIVFISPFQKRKWKLEADNLDFTVLVFQEDFLNDFFADKLFTYRLLYFYQLDFPLSIPINNEDILKICSILTEIKTELVIPKPDSSHIIRSLVYYLLQKFNREYALANNLSLNKAENNYAYQFKQLLEIHITDKQRIDDYVKLLGVSRISINAAVKKQFNVTATHLLKQRLLFEIKNQLIHSGKTVAEIAYELHFSEPNHMMRFFKTQTGITTRQLLADYQNGIFS; translated from the coding sequence ATGAAGACCATCAAATTTCATAAATCGGATTGTGGAGTAGATGTACTACTCAATGTGCTGATTGGTCAGGACGTAAAAGAAAGTTATTTGAATACAGATATCTATAATACTGATTTTTTTGAGATCGTGATCTTTAAAAAAGTTGAAGGTACATTGATATTAAATCAACAGAAGATTAGTTTGACAGATAATAGCATTGTCTTTATTTCTCCATTTCAGAAAAGAAAATGGAAGTTGGAAGCTGATAACCTCGATTTCACAGTACTCGTTTTTCAGGAAGACTTTTTGAATGATTTTTTTGCAGATAAATTGTTTACCTACCGCCTCCTATACTTTTATCAATTAGATTTTCCACTGAGCATACCTATTAACAACGAGGATATCCTTAAGATCTGCAGCATACTTACGGAAATAAAAACAGAACTAGTTATTCCAAAACCAGATAGTTCACATATTATCAGATCACTAGTCTATTACCTTTTGCAAAAATTCAACCGTGAATATGCCTTAGCTAACAATCTTTCCTTAAATAAGGCAGAAAATAATTATGCCTATCAATTCAAACAGTTATTGGAAATCCACATTACTGATAAACAAAGAATCGATGATTACGTAAAACTGCTAGGTGTTAGCAGAATAAGTATAAACGCTGCTGTAAAGAAACAGTTCAATGTAACTGCGACCCATCTGCTAAAGCAACGACTGCTTTTCGAGATCAAAAATCAACTAATACATTCTGGAAAAACTGTAGCAGAAATAGCCTACGAGCTTCATTTTTCAGAACCGAACCATATGATGCGTTTCTTCAAAACGCAGACAGGCATCACAACAAGACAGTTACTAGCCGATTATCAAAATGGTATATTTTCATAG
- a CDS encoding MBL fold metallo-hydrolase → MKKMILGIALVLIAISSYGQSKNEKKSSVQLIRNATVVYTYGGKEFLIDPMLAKKGAYPGFEGTANAHLRNPMVELPVSAESLLNPDAIIVTHTHPDHWDEAAIKMLPKEKTLYAQNQQDAETIRSQGFKDVRILSNNSNYENITLQKTFAQHGSDAAYANPQIAEILGHASGVFFSQPGQKSVYFAGDAIWTKDFESHLKKLNPSVVVLNTGYAQVNGFGAIIMGKEDVNRVHQILPNATIIAVHMEAINHCVLTRKELMDYVKEMGISDKVIIPADGQVINF, encoded by the coding sequence ATGAAAAAAATGATTTTAGGTATTGCATTGGTTTTAATCGCAATATCATCTTATGGACAATCAAAGAATGAAAAAAAGTCAAGTGTTCAATTAATAAGGAATGCAACTGTAGTGTACACCTATGGCGGTAAAGAATTTCTCATTGATCCAATGTTGGCAAAAAAGGGAGCTTATCCTGGCTTTGAAGGTACTGCTAATGCTCATTTACGCAACCCAATGGTTGAATTGCCTGTTTCGGCAGAAAGCCTTCTTAATCCCGATGCAATAATAGTGACGCACACACATCCGGACCATTGGGATGAGGCTGCTATAAAAATGCTTCCAAAAGAGAAAACGCTCTATGCCCAAAACCAACAAGATGCAGAAACAATCAGATCCCAAGGATTTAAAGATGTTCGCATTTTATCTAATAACTCCAATTATGAAAATATCACGCTACAAAAAACCTTTGCTCAGCATGGATCGGATGCAGCCTATGCAAACCCTCAGATAGCGGAAATATTAGGGCATGCTTCGGGTGTTTTCTTCAGCCAACCTGGACAGAAATCAGTATATTTTGCTGGAGATGCTATTTGGACAAAAGATTTTGAATCCCATCTGAAAAAGTTAAATCCTTCGGTTGTAGTTCTTAATACAGGCTATGCGCAAGTGAATGGTTTCGGAGCCATTATCATGGGAAAAGAAGATGTAAACAGAGTTCACCAAATATTACCTAATGCTACAATAATTGCAGTGCACATGGAGGCTATTAATCATTGTGTCCTTACACGTAAGGAACTTATGGATTATGTTAAAGAAATGGGGATATCTGACAAAGTAATTATTCCAGCAGATGGACAGGTCATCAACTTTTAA
- a CDS encoding ester cyclase: protein MSIENNKELVRNFYDLLEEENYNAVAELCHPEFLFYFQVDNPIQGAVGFVASEKANFDAFKGFTMRIHEIIAENDKVVAYMIFEGVHNSKTIFGIEPSGNRVRFSLLMFLTIKDGKIYEKRAHFDLDDIKRQLMR, encoded by the coding sequence ATGAGTATAGAGAATAATAAAGAGCTGGTACGTAATTTTTATGACCTGTTGGAAGAAGAGAATTACAATGCTGTTGCGGAACTGTGTCATCCTGAATTTCTTTTTTACTTTCAGGTTGATAATCCAATCCAAGGTGCAGTAGGATTTGTAGCCTCAGAAAAAGCGAATTTTGATGCTTTTAAAGGATTTACCATGCGTATCCATGAAATTATTGCAGAAAATGATAAAGTAGTAGCTTATATGATATTTGAAGGTGTTCATAACAGTAAAACAATCTTCGGGATAGAACCAAGTGGTAATAGAGTCAGATTTTCATTATTGATGTTCCTCACCATCAAAGATGGAAAGATATATGAAAAACGTGCACATTTCGATCTAGACGATATAAAGAGACAACTTATGAGATAA